A single Actinomadura algeriensis DNA region contains:
- a CDS encoding DUF3500 domain-containing protein, whose product MGPGASEVKYDDFVGVTTDGKVVEGLYSIHSTGVSTAAVVEAAQNFLAGLTEAQRKATLFDVQSDEWLAWSNVDGYEREGVRMGDLTERQRTLGFDLLGAALSADGLTKTRNIMKLNAFLGEYNGGGQKTLTEGHYFFTIMGTPSATDPWGFQYEGHHLAINYFVLGDQVVMTPTFMGSEPTSATYQGEKITLFKQETMAGLALLRSLDRNQRAKVISAEEKSGTNMKAGAGADNLELPYQGLPASRLDSAQRTELLELIRLYVGTMDDGHAAVKMKEVQAHLDQTYFYWIGESEDDSAFYYRVQSPVVLIEYDAQSPLAYGNTSGGAPGGGSPGGPGRGSPGSPGGGSPGGGGPGGEPTQQHIHTIIRTPNGNDYGIDLLKLHLETDHGSPSPTG is encoded by the coding sequence ATGGGGCCGGGAGCCAGCGAGGTCAAGTACGACGATTTCGTCGGCGTCACCACCGACGGGAAGGTGGTGGAGGGGCTGTACTCGATCCACTCCACCGGGGTGTCCACTGCCGCGGTGGTCGAGGCGGCGCAGAACTTCCTGGCCGGGCTGACCGAGGCCCAGCGCAAGGCGACCCTGTTCGACGTGCAGTCCGACGAGTGGCTGGCCTGGAGCAACGTCGACGGCTACGAGCGCGAGGGCGTCCGCATGGGCGACCTGACCGAGCGTCAGCGCACCCTCGGGTTCGACCTGCTGGGCGCGGCCCTGTCGGCCGACGGGCTCACCAAGACCCGCAACATCATGAAGCTGAACGCTTTCCTCGGGGAGTACAACGGCGGCGGCCAGAAGACCCTCACCGAGGGCCACTACTTCTTCACCATCATGGGCACCCCCTCGGCCACCGACCCCTGGGGCTTCCAGTACGAAGGCCACCACCTGGCCATCAACTACTTCGTCCTGGGCGACCAGGTCGTCATGACGCCGACGTTCATGGGATCCGAACCGACCTCGGCCACCTACCAGGGCGAAAAGATCACCCTGTTCAAGCAGGAGACCATGGCCGGGCTGGCTCTGCTGCGCTCACTGGACCGGAACCAGCGGGCCAAGGTGATCTCCGCGGAGGAGAAATCCGGGACGAACATGAAGGCGGGAGCCGGCGCCGACAACCTCGAACTCCCCTACCAGGGCCTGCCGGCGTCCCGGCTCGACAGCGCGCAGCGCACCGAACTGCTCGAGTTGATCCGGCTCTACGTCGGCACCATGGACGACGGGCACGCCGCGGTGAAGATGAAGGAGGTCCAAGCCCATCTGGACCAGACGTACTTCTACTGGATCGGCGAGAGCGAAGACGACTCGGCGTTCTACTACCGTGTGCAAAGTCCCGTCGTGCTGATCGAGTACGACGCGCAGTCACCGCTCGCCTACGGCAACACCTCCGGCGGCGCCCCGGGCGGCGGCAGCCCGGGTGGCCCGGGCCGCGGAAGCCCCGGCAGTCCCGGTGGCGGCAGCCCCGGCGGGGGCGGGCCCGGCGGAGAACCCACCCAACAGCACATCCACACCATCATCCGCACTCCCAATGGCAACGACTATGGGATCGACCTGCTGAAACTTCACCTGGAGACCGACCACGGGAGCCCGTCGCCCACCGGATGA
- a CDS encoding HpcH/HpaI aldolase/citrate lyase family protein, with amino-acid sequence MHPYRSVLFVPGHKPAWAHKALASGADAIVLDLEDSVPGDRKAQTRATVRETLAELRAANPRVGLFVRPNALDTRMAGADLEGTVRPGLTGLFTPKIRDAGDVLRWEALADWFETRNGASGLKMIVPVETVEAIENCGEIAAASPRVGAMIGPTSRHADIARAVGFRWSPEGVESLYLRSRILLACRRNGLHALTGLWEDLPDLDGLRSFADHGLQLGFRGQIVIHPSHVPVVNEVFTPTEEDVAYHEELVAAMERAVVSGQGAVRFHGQHIDLAHADQAREWLAHARLVRGEVPT; translated from the coding sequence ATGCATCCCTACCGCTCCGTCCTCTTCGTCCCGGGCCACAAGCCCGCGTGGGCACACAAGGCCCTCGCATCGGGAGCGGACGCGATCGTCCTCGACCTCGAAGACTCCGTGCCCGGCGACCGGAAGGCGCAGACCCGCGCGACGGTCCGCGAGACGCTCGCCGAGCTGCGCGCCGCGAACCCGCGCGTCGGCCTGTTCGTCCGGCCGAACGCGCTGGACACCCGGATGGCCGGCGCGGACCTGGAGGGCACCGTCCGTCCCGGGCTTACCGGCCTGTTCACCCCCAAGATCCGTGACGCCGGGGACGTGCTGCGCTGGGAGGCGCTCGCCGACTGGTTCGAGACCCGCAACGGGGCGTCCGGACTGAAGATGATCGTGCCGGTGGAGACGGTCGAGGCGATCGAGAACTGCGGGGAGATCGCCGCCGCGTCCCCGCGCGTAGGGGCGATGATCGGGCCGACGTCCCGGCACGCCGACATCGCCCGCGCCGTCGGGTTCCGGTGGTCGCCGGAGGGCGTGGAGTCGCTCTACCTGCGCAGCCGGATCCTCCTGGCGTGCCGTAGGAACGGCCTGCACGCGCTGACCGGTCTCTGGGAGGACCTGCCCGACCTGGACGGCCTGCGGTCGTTCGCCGACCACGGCCTCCAGCTCGGCTTCCGCGGGCAGATCGTCATCCACCCGTCCCACGTGCCCGTCGTCAACGAGGTGTTCACGCCGACCGAGGAGGACGTCGCCTACCACGAGGAGCTGGTCGCGGCGATGGAGCGGGCCGTCGTGTCCGGTCAGGGCGCCGTCCGCTTCCACGGGCAGCACATCGACCTCGCGCACGCCGACCAGGCCCGCGAGTGGCTGGCACACGCCCGGCTCGTCCGCGGCGAGGTCCCGACCTGA
- a CDS encoding AMP-binding protein — MSFRYYRDIRPMFEDRRDWALPTVLRHHAGRRPDAVWLDAPEEGATWTYAQALADAEAIGAAMLSDGARPGDRVVIVAANSSRFVRTWLGTAVAGLAEVPINTAYERDFLAHQVRTVEARLAVIDDVYAERFAAVAEAARDVRKFWVIDTGRQAEAIEVLRAAGWEAAPWDDLLDAGASARVELPDVRPMDLASVFFTSGTTGPSKGVAMPHAQMYFFAQECVALTRLTSDDAWMAVTPLFHGNAQFMAAYPTLVAGARFVLRSRFSASRWIDQIRESRVTVTNFIGVMMDFIWKQEPRPDDADNALRCVFAAPTASSILRPMRDRFGIEAFVEVFGLTETSAPILSPYGEERPAGAAGLAADEWFDVALVDPETDEEVPVGEIGELVVRPKVPFISGNGYFNMPDRTVEAWRNLWFHTGDALRRDEDGWFYFVDRFKDALRRRGENISSYEVESAILGHPAVAECAVIAVPAATEAGEDEVMAYLIAREDVSPESVWEWCESRIPGFAVPRYLRFVESLPKTPSQRVQKAKLRAAGITPETHDRATAR; from the coding sequence GTGAGCTTCCGTTACTACCGTGACATCCGCCCGATGTTCGAGGACCGCCGGGACTGGGCGCTGCCCACCGTCCTGCGGCACCACGCCGGACGGCGCCCCGACGCCGTCTGGCTGGACGCCCCCGAGGAGGGGGCGACCTGGACGTACGCGCAGGCCCTCGCCGACGCCGAGGCGATCGGCGCGGCGATGCTGTCGGACGGCGCCCGTCCCGGCGACCGGGTCGTCATCGTCGCCGCGAACTCCTCGCGGTTCGTGCGCACCTGGCTCGGCACCGCCGTCGCCGGGCTCGCCGAGGTCCCGATCAACACCGCCTACGAGCGCGACTTCCTCGCCCACCAGGTGCGCACGGTGGAGGCGCGGCTGGCGGTGATCGACGACGTCTACGCCGAGCGGTTCGCCGCCGTGGCCGAGGCCGCGCGGGACGTCCGGAAGTTCTGGGTGATCGACACCGGGCGGCAGGCCGAGGCGATCGAGGTGCTGCGCGCCGCCGGGTGGGAGGCGGCGCCCTGGGACGACCTGCTCGACGCCGGCGCCTCCGCCCGCGTCGAACTCCCCGACGTCCGCCCGATGGACCTCGCGTCCGTGTTCTTCACCTCCGGCACCACCGGGCCGTCCAAGGGCGTCGCGATGCCGCACGCCCAGATGTACTTCTTCGCCCAGGAGTGCGTGGCGCTCACCCGGCTGACGAGCGACGACGCCTGGATGGCCGTCACCCCGCTGTTCCACGGCAACGCTCAGTTCATGGCGGCCTACCCGACGCTGGTGGCGGGCGCCCGCTTCGTCCTCCGCAGCCGGTTCAGCGCGAGCCGGTGGATCGACCAGATCCGCGAGAGCCGCGTGACCGTCACCAACTTCATCGGCGTGATGATGGACTTCATCTGGAAGCAGGAGCCGCGCCCGGACGACGCCGACAACGCCCTGCGCTGCGTCTTCGCCGCGCCGACCGCCTCCTCGATCCTGCGGCCGATGAGGGACCGCTTCGGCATAGAGGCGTTCGTGGAGGTGTTCGGCCTGACCGAGACCTCCGCGCCGATCCTGTCCCCCTACGGCGAGGAGCGCCCCGCCGGCGCCGCGGGACTGGCCGCCGACGAGTGGTTCGACGTGGCGCTCGTCGACCCGGAGACCGACGAGGAGGTGCCGGTCGGGGAGATCGGCGAGCTCGTCGTCCGGCCGAAGGTCCCGTTCATCTCCGGCAACGGCTACTTCAACATGCCGGACCGCACCGTCGAGGCGTGGCGCAACCTGTGGTTCCACACCGGGGACGCGCTGCGCCGCGACGAGGACGGCTGGTTCTACTTCGTCGACCGGTTCAAGGACGCTCTGCGCCGCCGCGGCGAGAACATCAGTTCCTACGAGGTCGAGTCGGCGATCCTCGGCCATCCCGCCGTCGCCGAGTGCGCGGTGATCGCGGTACCCGCCGCGACGGAGGCGGGGGAGGACGAGGTCATGGCCTACCTCATCGCGCGGGAGGACGTGTCGCCCGAAAGCGTCTGGGAGTGGTGCGAAAGCCGCATCCCCGGGTTCGCGGTGCCGCGCTACCTGCGCTTCGTCGAGTCGCTGCCGAAGACGCCGTCCCAGCGCGTCCAGAAGGCGAAACTGCGGGCGGCCGGCATCACCCCCGAGACCCACGACCGCGCCACCGCCCGCTGA
- a CDS encoding enoyl-CoA hydratase/isomerase family protein has product MTAIDVERRGTVVWIRIDRPERRNAYDLEMARAMTAAVEDAADADAVVLTGTGGAFCAGGALNRLDDPDPEALRALFTGSLRLVDAIRACPRPVIAAVDGAAAGGGNELVVACDFAIATRRSTFGQTGPRVGSAGVLGATNMLAVQIGEKRAKEMAMLCRRYTAEQALAFGLVNEVVEDGGLADAVERWITEIRALSPRYLEIAKISSNQWWHQSGDNMNAGLGMLIQAIGSEDMREGARAFLEKRAPDFRGGRRAPASPEEVRP; this is encoded by the coding sequence GTGACCGCCATCGACGTGGAACGCCGTGGCACCGTGGTGTGGATCCGGATCGACCGGCCGGAGCGGCGCAACGCCTACGACCTCGAGATGGCGCGGGCCATGACCGCCGCCGTCGAGGACGCCGCGGACGCCGACGCCGTCGTGCTGACCGGCACCGGCGGCGCGTTCTGCGCGGGCGGAGCCCTGAACCGGCTCGACGACCCCGACCCCGAGGCGCTCCGCGCCCTGTTCACCGGGTCGCTGCGCCTCGTCGACGCGATTCGGGCCTGCCCGCGCCCGGTGATCGCCGCGGTGGACGGCGCCGCGGCCGGCGGCGGCAACGAACTGGTCGTCGCCTGCGACTTCGCGATCGCGACCCGCCGCTCGACGTTCGGCCAGACCGGCCCGCGGGTCGGCTCGGCGGGCGTGCTCGGCGCCACGAACATGCTCGCCGTCCAGATCGGCGAAAAGCGCGCCAAGGAGATGGCGATGCTGTGCCGCCGCTACACCGCCGAGCAGGCGCTCGCGTTCGGCCTGGTGAACGAGGTGGTCGAGGACGGCGGCCTGGCGGACGCCGTCGAACGCTGGATCACCGAGATCCGTGCGCTCAGCCCCCGCTACCTGGAGATCGCCAAGATCAGCTCGAACCAGTGGTGGCACCAGTCGGGCGACAACATGAACGCCGGGCTGGGGATGCTGATCCAGGCGATCGGCAGCGAGGACATGCGCGAGGGCGCCCGTGCCTTCCTCGAGAAGCGCGCACCCGATTTCCGCGGGGGCCGCCGCGCCCCCGCCTCACCCGAGGAGGTCCGGCCGTGA
- a CDS encoding Zn-ribbon domain-containing OB-fold protein, producing MDLTPVLRDEHSAPFFDGAAEGVLVLRYSPNSGEWSAPAASVCAVSQARDLEWRAAAGTGELVSWTVKPGRPGGDGEPAPDQVIGIVELAEGPWLTLRLVDVDPAGLRTGQPVRVGFVRPDGGEAMPVGRVTA from the coding sequence ATGGACCTGACGCCCGTGCTCCGCGACGAGCACTCGGCTCCCTTCTTCGACGGCGCGGCCGAGGGCGTGCTGGTGCTCCGCTACTCGCCGAACAGCGGCGAGTGGTCCGCGCCCGCGGCCTCGGTGTGCGCGGTTTCGCAGGCGCGCGACCTGGAGTGGCGGGCCGCCGCCGGTACCGGCGAGCTGGTGTCGTGGACGGTCAAGCCGGGGCGGCCCGGCGGCGACGGGGAACCGGCCCCGGACCAGGTCATCGGCATCGTCGAGCTGGCCGAGGGGCCGTGGCTGACCCTTCGCCTCGTCGACGTCGACCCGGCCGGGCTGCGGACGGGCCAACCCGTGCGCGTCGGCTTCGTGCGGCCCGACGGTGGCGAGGCCATGCCGGTGGGGCGCGTCACCGCCTAG
- a CDS encoding thiolase family protein: protein MSGGRTAVIAGLGLTEFGKIYGRTPADFAIEAVARAAEDAGLALGDIDGLLVNPGVGNDIDLRLQSSLGMRDTRLLATIQGFGSSAGQMVQYASMAIASGMADVVACVYADAPLKEGKRTGASYSGQKRAMRGVGALPAAAGLKAAPERYAVAARRHMETYGTTSEQFGAVAVAARQWAAMNPRAQRREPITLADHQESRMIADPLRLLDCCLVSNGGVAIILTGADRAAGLRRPPVHIWGWGQAHPGYADRRGSEFGLVTGAARSGADALQMAGVGVDDIDVREIYDCFTYTTLVTLEDYGFCAKGEGGPFVESGALAPGGSHPTNTGGGELSSYYMWGMTPLSEAIIQARGDGGERQVPKHDLIMVSGNGGVLDFHSTLILSPHPRSA from the coding sequence ATGAGCGGGGGCCGTACGGCGGTCATCGCGGGACTCGGGCTCACCGAGTTCGGCAAGATCTACGGGCGGACGCCCGCCGACTTCGCCATCGAGGCGGTCGCGCGGGCGGCGGAGGACGCGGGCCTGGCGCTCGGCGACATCGACGGCCTGCTCGTCAACCCGGGCGTCGGGAACGACATCGACCTGCGCCTTCAGTCGAGCCTGGGGATGCGCGACACGCGGCTGCTGGCGACGATCCAGGGATTCGGGTCGTCGGCCGGGCAGATGGTGCAGTACGCGTCCATGGCGATCGCGTCCGGGATGGCGGACGTCGTGGCGTGCGTGTACGCCGACGCTCCGCTGAAGGAAGGCAAGCGGACCGGGGCGTCCTACTCCGGGCAGAAGCGCGCGATGCGCGGCGTGGGCGCGCTGCCGGCCGCGGCCGGACTCAAGGCGGCGCCGGAGCGGTACGCGGTCGCGGCCCGCCGCCACATGGAGACCTACGGCACCACCAGCGAGCAGTTCGGGGCGGTCGCGGTCGCCGCGCGGCAGTGGGCGGCGATGAACCCCCGCGCCCAGCGGCGGGAGCCGATCACGCTGGCCGACCACCAGGAGTCCCGCATGATCGCGGATCCGCTGCGGCTGCTGGACTGCTGCCTGGTCAGCAACGGCGGGGTGGCGATCATCCTCACCGGCGCCGACCGGGCGGCGGGGCTGCGACGGCCGCCGGTGCACATCTGGGGCTGGGGGCAGGCGCACCCCGGGTACGCCGACCGGCGAGGGAGCGAGTTCGGCCTGGTCACCGGCGCGGCGCGGTCGGGCGCGGACGCGCTGCAGATGGCCGGCGTCGGGGTGGACGACATCGACGTCCGCGAGATCTACGACTGCTTCACCTACACGACGCTCGTCACGCTGGAGGACTACGGCTTCTGCGCGAAGGGGGAGGGCGGCCCGTTCGTCGAGAGCGGCGCGCTCGCGCCCGGCGGGAGCCATCCGACGAACACCGGCGGCGGGGAGTTGTCGTCGTACTACATGTGGGGCATGACGCCGCTGTCGGAGGCGATCATCCAGGCGCGCGGCGACGGCGGGGAGCGCCAGGTGCCGAAACACGACCTGATCATGGTGAGCGGCAACGGGGGCGTTCTCGATTTCCACTCCACGCTGATCCTCAGCCCGCACCCGAGGTCCGCATGA
- a CDS encoding hotdog family protein, translated as MSGEAALDGRRFEDVRVGEELPVVDYPLTVYRLVMAAGANRDFNSIHHNTEYARKTGAPEMYANTQFLLTAWERCVRDWTGPAGAIRAIRGFRMRSFNTVGDTMRVRAEVKDARVEDGRGVVEITIRCENAAGVSVGPGTVVVVLPRREREGERS; from the coding sequence ATGAGCGGGGAGGCGGCCCTGGACGGGCGCCGGTTCGAGGACGTCCGCGTCGGGGAGGAGCTGCCCGTCGTCGACTACCCCCTGACCGTCTACCGGCTGGTGATGGCGGCGGGCGCGAACCGCGACTTCAACTCGATCCACCACAACACGGAGTACGCGCGGAAGACCGGCGCGCCCGAGATGTACGCCAACACGCAGTTCCTGCTGACGGCGTGGGAGCGGTGCGTCCGCGACTGGACGGGCCCGGCGGGGGCGATCCGCGCGATCCGCGGCTTCCGGATGCGCTCGTTCAACACCGTCGGCGACACCATGCGGGTCCGCGCCGAGGTGAAGGACGCCCGGGTCGAGGACGGACGCGGCGTCGTGGAGATCACGATCCGCTGCGAGAACGCGGCGGGCGTCTCGGTGGGGCCGGGGACCGTCGTGGTCGTTCTGCCCCGGCGAGAAAGGGAAGGGGAGCGATCATGA
- a CDS encoding FAS1-like dehydratase domain-containing protein has product MSADVTTGEPVDWKDEWRPVVEAVGRDFSGGETVWGADPVEPGAIRRYLEPLEFDCALHTDRETARRAGFDDVTMPYTGAMSWTLPPMWRPGETLFDSDDRDAQPVHSAINNTDMPIGPRTTGFFGTDIEVEFERPVVAGERIGRRGRRLVSCTPKETKVGRGAFLTWESEVVTMSGEVVARIRIGTYAYVPREGS; this is encoded by the coding sequence ATGAGCGCGGACGTGACGACCGGGGAGCCGGTCGACTGGAAAGACGAGTGGCGGCCCGTCGTGGAGGCCGTCGGCCGGGACTTCTCCGGCGGCGAGACCGTCTGGGGCGCGGACCCGGTCGAGCCCGGTGCGATCCGCCGGTACCTGGAGCCGCTGGAGTTCGACTGCGCGCTGCACACCGACCGCGAGACCGCGCGGCGCGCCGGTTTCGACGACGTGACCATGCCCTACACCGGCGCCATGTCGTGGACGCTGCCGCCGATGTGGCGGCCGGGGGAGACGTTGTTCGACAGCGACGACCGCGACGCGCAGCCGGTGCACAGCGCGATCAACAACACCGACATGCCGATCGGCCCGCGGACGACGGGGTTCTTCGGCACCGACATCGAGGTGGAGTTCGAGCGGCCGGTCGTCGCCGGGGAGCGCATCGGACGGCGCGGGCGGCGGCTCGTTTCGTGCACGCCGAAGGAGACGAAGGTCGGCCGGGGCGCGTTCCTGACCTGGGAGAGCGAGGTCGTGACCATGAGCGGCGAGGTCGTCGCCCGGATCCGGATCGGCACCTACGCCTACGTTCCGCGGGAGGGATCATGA
- a CDS encoding CaiB/BaiF CoA-transferase family protein, producing MLEHLRVLDLTDERGLVCGRLLADLGADVVQVEPPHGSTARSAPPVAAAGPSLFWECYAAGKRGVAADLDDEAGLATVRDLAARADVLVTSLPLDRLRERGLDPETMRAAHPSLVYTAISAFGLSGPKSGYADGDLVVWAAGGPLDPHRDGDRPPLRISVPQAFLQAGADAAAGTLLAVLARDAVGGQLVDVSAQASLGVATLGRVLAHAVGDENPEWHRQPAGRSDQSGSGAATPNSMKKWHVKDGMVELHLSMGPAAGAFTNNLFGWLRDERAVEERIASWDWRTIPDHIADGTLERADLDAARAAVGAFLRDRTKAEVLDAAIRYRLLCVPILDVADIAGSAHLAARDHWAEVDIEGRTVRIPGRIAHATVDPPAVRRPAPRIGEHTAKVVRDWTRRPASAFRDDAPGATGVVVEAQPGDCSVAAGVGGSGVSWVAGDASEAARGRAADARTAVAAAGAPGLQGAEHASAEARESGRERSRGTGGAGPGPRRRDGRAVRALDGLKVLDLSWVVAGPLIGRALADFGACVVRAESATRVETARLMQPFAGGVPGKENSALFGNCNAGKLGLTVDLNSEDGRSVVRDLARWADVVVESFSPGRMAKWGLDYASLAADNPSVIMLSTSIAGQSGPWAGLAGFGNVGSSLSGFQGLAGWPDRLPLGPFGPYTDYLGPRLALAALLAAVEDRRRTGRGRHIDVAQIEAGVFFLSPQIAHYGFDGTIARRRGNRDEALVPHGVFRCLPEDAERFVAVAARTDEEWRRLAAAIGRADLAERDDLATVEGRRAAETEIEEAIGAWTAGRRAAEAEELLQAAGVPAHRSQSSADFARDPQLAARGHLVALDHPLHGTTYVEGPRYLLSETPGAVERAAPTLGRDNETVLRDVLGYPESRVRELLEGGALR from the coding sequence ATGCTTGAGCACCTGCGCGTCCTCGACCTCACCGACGAGCGCGGCCTGGTGTGCGGGCGCCTGCTCGCCGACCTCGGCGCCGACGTCGTCCAGGTCGAGCCCCCGCACGGCTCCACCGCCCGGTCGGCGCCCCCGGTCGCGGCGGCGGGCCCGTCCCTGTTCTGGGAGTGCTACGCCGCGGGCAAGCGCGGCGTGGCCGCCGACCTGGACGACGAGGCGGGCCTGGCGACGGTGCGCGACCTCGCGGCCCGCGCCGACGTGCTCGTCACCTCCCTCCCGCTCGACCGGCTGCGTGAGCGCGGTCTCGACCCCGAGACGATGCGCGCCGCGCACCCGTCCCTCGTCTACACCGCGATCAGTGCGTTCGGCCTGTCCGGCCCCAAATCGGGCTACGCCGACGGCGACCTCGTGGTCTGGGCGGCGGGCGGCCCCCTCGACCCCCACCGCGACGGAGACCGGCCGCCCCTGCGGATCAGCGTGCCGCAGGCGTTCCTTCAAGCCGGCGCGGACGCCGCGGCCGGGACCCTGCTCGCGGTCCTCGCCCGCGACGCCGTGGGCGGCCAGCTCGTGGACGTCTCGGCCCAGGCGTCCCTGGGCGTCGCCACGCTCGGCCGCGTCCTCGCCCACGCCGTGGGGGACGAGAACCCCGAGTGGCACCGGCAGCCCGCGGGCCGCTCCGACCAGAGCGGCAGCGGCGCGGCGACGCCCAACTCGATGAAGAAGTGGCACGTCAAGGACGGGATGGTCGAGCTGCACCTGTCCATGGGCCCGGCCGCGGGCGCGTTCACCAACAACCTCTTCGGCTGGCTCCGGGACGAGCGCGCGGTGGAGGAGCGGATCGCCTCCTGGGACTGGCGGACCATCCCCGACCACATCGCCGACGGCACCCTGGAGCGCGCGGACCTCGACGCCGCCCGCGCCGCCGTCGGCGCGTTCCTCCGCGACCGCACCAAGGCCGAGGTCCTCGACGCGGCGATCCGGTATCGCCTCCTCTGCGTCCCGATCCTGGACGTGGCCGACATCGCGGGCAGCGCCCACCTCGCCGCCCGCGACCACTGGGCCGAGGTCGACATCGAGGGCCGGACGGTCCGCATTCCCGGCCGCATCGCGCACGCCACGGTCGACCCCCCGGCCGTCCGCCGCCCTGCTCCCCGGATCGGCGAGCACACCGCCAAGGTCGTCCGCGACTGGACCCGGCGGCCCGCGAGCGCGTTTCGGGACGACGCGCCCGGCGCCACCGGGGTCGTGGTCGAGGCGCAGCCCGGTGACTGTTCCGTGGCAGCGGGGGTCGGCGGTTCCGGGGTCTCGTGGGTCGCCGGGGACGCCTCCGAAGCGGCCCGCGGCCGCGCCGCCGATGCGCGGACCGCCGTCGCGGCGGCGGGAGCGCCCGGCCTCCAGGGCGCCGAGCACGCGTCCGCGGAAGCGCGCGAAAGCGGGCGGGAACGTTCCAGGGGGACCGGCGGCGCGGGCCCGGGGCCCCGGCGACGGGACGGGCGCGCGGTGCGGGCGCTCGACGGTCTGAAGGTGCTCGACCTGTCGTGGGTCGTGGCGGGGCCGCTGATCGGGCGCGCCCTCGCCGACTTCGGGGCGTGCGTCGTGCGGGCCGAGTCGGCGACGCGCGTCGAGACGGCCCGGCTCATGCAGCCGTTCGCCGGCGGTGTCCCGGGGAAGGAGAACTCGGCGCTGTTCGGCAACTGCAACGCCGGGAAGCTCGGCCTGACCGTCGACCTCAACAGCGAGGACGGACGCTCGGTCGTCCGCGACCTCGCCCGGTGGGCGGACGTCGTGGTCGAGTCGTTCTCCCCGGGCCGGATGGCGAAGTGGGGCCTGGACTACGCGTCGCTCGCGGCGGACAACCCGTCCGTGATCATGCTGAGCACCAGCATCGCCGGGCAGAGCGGCCCCTGGGCGGGACTCGCCGGGTTCGGCAACGTCGGGTCGTCGCTCAGCGGTTTCCAGGGCCTGGCGGGCTGGCCCGACCGCCTTCCGCTGGGGCCCTTCGGGCCGTACACCGACTACCTGGGGCCGCGCCTGGCCCTGGCCGCCCTGCTCGCGGCGGTCGAGGACCGGCGCCGCACCGGACGCGGCCGCCACATCGACGTCGCGCAGATCGAGGCCGGGGTCTTCTTCCTGTCACCCCAGATCGCCCACTACGGCTTCGACGGGACGATCGCGCGGCGGCGCGGCAACCGCGACGAAGCGCTCGTCCCGCACGGCGTCTTCCGATGCCTGCCGGAGGATGCCGAACGTTTCGTCGCCGTCGCGGCGCGGACGGACGAGGAGTGGCGGCGCCTGGCCGCAGCCATCGGCCGCGCCGACCTCGCCGAGCGGGACGATCTCGCCACCGTCGAGGGCCGCCGGGCCGCCGAGACCGAGATCGAGGAGGCGATCGGGGCCTGGACGGCGGGGCGCCGGGCGGCGGAGGCGGAGGAGCTCCTGCAGGCCGCCGGCGTCCCGGCGCACCGGTCGCAGTCGAGCGCCGACTTCGCCCGCGACCCGCAGCTCGCCGCGCGCGGGCACCTGGTGGCCCTCGACCATCCGCTGCACGGCACCACGTACGTCGAGGGGCCCCGCTACCTGCTGTCGGAGACGCCCGGCGCGGTCGAGCGGGCCGCACCGACGCTGGGCCGCGACAACGAGACCGTCCTGCGGGACGTCCTCGGGTACCCGGAGAGCCGGGTGCGCGAACTGCTGGAGGGAGGAGCGCTCCGATGA
- a CDS encoding ferredoxin, whose protein sequence is MRLSIDADRCMGHGRCYSMAEGLLSDDEEGFVAERGRVIEVPAELLADAREAAAACPEGAIALLDSASAADA, encoded by the coding sequence ATGCGTCTGTCGATCGACGCGGACCGGTGCATGGGGCACGGCCGCTGTTACTCCATGGCCGAGGGCCTGCTCTCCGATGACGAGGAGGGCTTCGTCGCCGAGCGCGGGCGGGTGATCGAGGTTCCCGCCGAGCTTCTCGCGGACGCCCGGGAGGCGGCCGCCGCCTGCCCGGAGGGCGCGATCGCCCTCCTCGACTCCGCATCGGCCGCCGATGCTTGA